The DNA segment GGTCACCCAAGGCCGTGCAGATCACTCACCGCAACCTGTTCGCCAACCTCGAGGCGATGTACATCAGCGCCGAGTACAACGAACACACCGATGTGATGGTCAGCTGGCTGCCGCTGTTCCACGACATGGGCATGATCGGCTTTCTGACCGTCCCGATGTACTTCGGCGGTGAGCTGGTCAAGGTCACCCCGATGGACTTCATGCGGGACACGCTGCTGTGGGCCAAGCTGATCGACAAGTACCGGGGCACGATGACGGCGGCCCCGAACTTCGCCTACTCGCTGTTCGCCAAGCGGCTGCGCAAGCAGGCCAAGCCCGGCCAGTTCGACCTGTCCACCCTGCGCTTCGCGCTGTCCGGCGCCGAGCCCGTCGAGCCGGCCGATGTCGAGGATCTCTGCGACGCCGGCGCGCCGTTCGGACTCAGGCCGCAGGCGATCCTGCCGGCGTATGGGATGGCCGAGATCACGCTCGCGGTGGCGTTCTCCGAATGCGGGGCGGGTCTGGTGGTCGACGAGGTTGACGCCGACCTGATGGCCGCGCTGCGCCGCGCGGTGCCGGCCACCAAGGGCAACACCCGCCGGCTGGCCTCGCTGGGACCGCTGCTGCAGGGCATCGAGGCCCGCATCGTCGGCGACGACGGCACCATCCTGCCGCCGCGGGGTGTCGGGGTCATCGAGCTGCGCGGCGAGTCGGTCAGCCCGGGCTACATCACCATGGGCGGGTTCATTCCCGCTCAGGACGAGCACGGCTGGTATGACACCGGCGACCTGGGCTATCGAATGGAGAACGGTCACATCGTGGTGTGCGGCCGGGTCAAGGACGTCATCATCATGGCCGGCCGCAACATCTACCCGACCGACATCGAGCGGGCGGCATGCCGGGTCGAGGGTGTGCGTCCGGGTTGTGCGGTCGCTGTGCGACTCGACGCCGGACACTCGCGGGAGACCTTTGCCGTCGCCGTCGAATCCAACGCCTTCGAGGATCCCGCCGAGGTGCGCCGCATCGAGCACCAGGTGGCGCACGAGGTGCTCGCCGAGGTGGACGTGCGGCCCCGCAATGTCGTGGTGCTGGGTCCGGGCACCATCCCGAAGACGCCGTCGGGCAAGCTGCGGCGGTCCACCTCGCTGGCGTTGGTCACCTAAGGCCGCCGAGCAGACGCAAAAGCCCCCAAATCCGGCCGGATGTGGGGGCTTTTGCGTCTGCTCGCGCGGGTCGTTACCAGGCGTGCACCAGGTTTTGCGCCGGCTCGAGCCCCAATTCGATGAGCAACTCGGCGGCGTCGGCGGCCCGCTCGCAGATCGCGGGCACCTCGGGTCGCTCGGCCGCGGTGAAGTTTTCCAACACGAACGCCGCGGGGTCTTTGCGGCCCGGTGGACGGCCGATCCCGATGCGCACCCGTTGGAAGTCCTTGGTGCCCAGTGCGGCCGCCACCGACCGCAGCCCGTTGTGGCCGCCCTCGCCGCCGCCGAACTTGAGTCGGATGCGACCGAAGTCGAGGTCGAGTTCGTCGTGGACGACGATGATGTCCGCCGGCGGCACCGAATAGAACTTGGCCAGCGGCGCCAGCTGCCGGCCGGATTCGTTCATGTAGCAGCGCGGCTTGGCCAACACCACCGCCCGCCCGGCCAACCTGCCGGCAATGACCTCGGCACCGGAACGCTTGTGCGCCTTGAACTTTGAGCCCAGCCGAGCGGCCAGCAGGTCGGCAACCATGAAGCCGAGGTTGTGTCGGGTCCTGGCATAGTTTTCCCCGGGGTTGCCCAGGCCGACCACCAAGAGGGGGGGCCGCCCGCCCGCCAGCGACGGCTCGGCCATGGCGGCGACCGCCTACTCGGACTCGTCGGTGGCCTCGGCTGCCCCGGCGCCCTCCTCGGCGGCCGGCCGTTCCGCGGCCTCGGCTTCCTCGCCGGCGCCCTCTTCGGCGAGCTGCTCGGCGGTCGGCGCGTTCACCACGTTGACCACCAGCATGTCGGGGTCGGAGATCAGGCTGACGCCCGCGGGCAGGGCGATCTTCCCGGCGGTGACCTGGGTGCCTGGTTCGGCGCCCTCGACGGATACCGCCAACTGTTCGGGAATCGACAGCGCTTCCGCCTCGATCTCGATGGTGTTGGACTCCTGGGTGACCAGGGTGTCGGGACCGGGCTCGCCCTCGACGACGACGCTGACCTCGACGACGACCTTCTCGCCGCGACGCACGACCAGCAGATCGGCGTGCTGAATGGTGCGCCGGATCGGGTGGATGTCGACGGCCTTGGTCAGCGCCAGCTGCTCTTTACCGGCGATATCGAGGGTCAGCACCGCGTTGCTGCCCGAGTGCCGCAGCACGGCCGCAAAGTCGTGTCCGGGTAGCTCCAGGTGCTGTGGGTCGGCGCCGTGACCGTAGAGAACGGCCGGAATCTTGCCGTCGCGGCGGGCTCGGCGGGACGCTCCCTTGCCGGTCTCGGTGCGCACCGTGACCTTGAGCTGGTTGACTGCGGATTTCGCCATGTGTCGCTCCTGTGTGGCTGATAGGGGCCGCGGCCGGCAGGGCGACACACCGTCGGTCGCCGTCGATAACGGTGCTGGAAATCCGTGCGGACTTGCCAGCCACCCTCGCCGTGACGCCCGGCTAGGTTAGCGCATGGGCACCTCGGGGGGAAATTCGGTGCCCATGAGCTGCGGCGCGGGCAACCCGCCCGGTCACTTGGCGGTGACCACGAAGCCGCGGATGATCGCATCGATATCCGAACCGTGCTGGGCCGCCTCGTTGGCCAGGCTGGTGATGGTCAGCTGAACCAGATAGCGCTGTTTGGCGGGCCCGGAGCCGGTGGCGATGACGATCCGGTTCCAACTGTGCAGCCGTCTGCCCTCGAGGTCATAGCTGCCCTGGAT comes from the Mycobacterium shinjukuense genome and includes:
- the pth gene encoding aminoacyl-tRNA hydrolase, which codes for MAEPSLAGGRPPLLVVGLGNPGENYARTRHNLGFMVADLLAARLGSKFKAHKRSGAEVIAGRLAGRAVVLAKPRCYMNESGRQLAPLAKFYSVPPADIIVVHDELDLDFGRIRLKFGGGEGGHNGLRSVAAALGTKDFQRVRIGIGRPPGRKDPAAFVLENFTAAERPEVPAICERAADAAELLIELGLEPAQNLVHAW
- a CDS encoding 50S ribosomal protein L25/general stress protein Ctc, with amino-acid sequence MAKSAVNQLKVTVRTETGKGASRRARRDGKIPAVLYGHGADPQHLELPGHDFAAVLRHSGSNAVLTLDIAGKEQLALTKAVDIHPIRRTIQHADLLVVRRGEKVVVEVSVVVEGEPGPDTLVTQESNTIEIEAEALSIPEQLAVSVEGAEPGTQVTAGKIALPAGVSLISDPDMLVVNVVNAPTAEQLAEEGAGEEAEAAERPAAEEGAGAAEATDESE
- a CDS encoding fatty acyl-AMP ligase; the encoded protein is MSRFTEKMFRSAHHSSKGMVTGEPHTPVRHTWREVYERARRIAGGLAAAGVGHGDAVGVLAGAPVEIAPTAQGLWMRGASLTMLHQPTPRTDLALWAEDTSTVIDMIEAKAVVISDPFMAAAPVLQERGVTVVPVQQLLAADPVDPLEAGEDDLALMQLTSGSTGSPKAVQITHRNLFANLEAMYISAEYNEHTDVMVSWLPLFHDMGMIGFLTVPMYFGGELVKVTPMDFMRDTLLWAKLIDKYRGTMTAAPNFAYSLFAKRLRKQAKPGQFDLSTLRFALSGAEPVEPADVEDLCDAGAPFGLRPQAILPAYGMAEITLAVAFSECGAGLVVDEVDADLMAALRRAVPATKGNTRRLASLGPLLQGIEARIVGDDGTILPPRGVGVIELRGESVSPGYITMGGFIPAQDEHGWYDTGDLGYRMENGHIVVCGRVKDVIIMAGRNIYPTDIERAACRVEGVRPGCAVAVRLDAGHSRETFAVAVESNAFEDPAEVRRIEHQVAHEVLAEVDVRPRNVVVLGPGTIPKTPSGKLRRSTSLALVT